The bacterium genome has a window encoding:
- a CDS encoding ORF6N domain-containing protein, which yields MSKVSPLVECAELNAVKNNPDKFPGDYSFEISEAAFVGVRSKFSTAKFAKTRALPNAFTEKGLYMIATILKSKTH from the coding sequence ATGTCTAAGGTCTCTCCTCTGGTTGAATGTGCGGAGTTGAATGCGGTAAAGAATAATCCTGATAAATTTCCTGGCGATTACAGCTTTGAGATCAGCGAAGCAGCGTTTGTGGGTGTGCGGTCGAAATTCTCGACCGCAAAATTTGCAAAAACAAGGGCCTTGCCTAACGCCTTTACTGAAAAAGGCTTGTACATGATTGCGACGATTTTAAAGAGTAAGACGCATTAG
- a CDS encoding type II toxin-antitoxin system HicA family toxin, with translation MSKVPSLPYDQIIRALQRDGWVVVRQKGSHIRLQKHTSLETLKLTVPAHRPVKRSTLSHILKQARIEVTEFIDLT, from the coding sequence ATGAGTAAGGTGCCCAGTCTGCCTTACGATCAAATCATAAGGGCTTTGCAGCGAGATGGCTGGGTTGTGGTTCGGCAGAAGGGTAGTCACATCCGCCTTCAGAAGCACACGTCCCTTGAGACTCTTAAATTGACTGTTCCTGCGCATCGGCCTGTCAAACGCTCCACCCTCTCGCATATCCTTAAACAGGCTCGGATTGAAGTTACGGAATTCATTGATTTGACGTAA
- a CDS encoding type II toxin-antitoxin system HicB family antitoxin: MNLKIILEPSEEGGYTAIVPALPGCISEGESKDDVLRNIREAIDLYLEPVEDDWDFAPNAELMEVAV; the protein is encoded by the coding sequence ATGAATTTAAAAATCATTCTAGAGCCCAGTGAAGAAGGCGGGTATACCGCGATTGTTCCCGCTCTTCCAGGTTGCATTTCTGAAGGTGAGTCGAAAGACGATGTTTTGAGGAATATACGTGAAGCCATTGATCTGTATCTGGAGCCTGTTGAAGACGATTGGGATTTTGCGCCCAATGCCGAGTTGATGGAAGTTGCTGTATGA